ATTCTTTGAACGACTCTATAAATAGAAACAATATACAGAATTCAAGACaaaatgcatcattttaaaGATCATATCTTTAtctccaaatatttttttcttttttttttttaaatgaaaatcgtTAAATCTCTTTGTCTGACATTAAACATATGCTAAGCTTACCCTTTCTTCCTATCTAAGTAACAAAGGACTGCAAGTCTATGGTTTTTTAATAGATTaacacaaaactttaaaatgcaCAACTGCATAAGTTACAAagcaattatatataattttattcaattttaaagtatgtgttaatagtaaaataaaattagaaatcaGTCAAATAATCATAAGCATTACTTTTGCTGCCTTCATAATTTTCTCCCATTCTTGTTCTTCATGTCtctttttctctattttatctaattcttctataaattttaattgtgATTTTACATCAGAACTAGGTTCAAATTTttcattcatctgaaaaaagaCAAAGCATTCATGATTAATATATTAAACGGAGAGTAGCCCCCTTCTTGCATATATATAACTTCATCAAGGGATGTAACAagagaactgtaaaagtgacgtcccccaaatttaaaattagaactgtgttttattgaattatagtaataagcattgtgtataagtttcattatatTTGGTTGTGGCATGTACTAAAGTTAAGAGAACGAAAACcaaaattcagcatttttttcatttataaaggaGCATAACTtatgaacagtaaaagtgacgccACCCAAATTGGAACTTAATCtatattttgtggtaataagcttTGTTTGTAAGTCTCACTAAATTTAGTCAAGAGAAACTAAAGGTAAAGAAAAGAATCcaaaagtatttaatttgaaagggagataatcaaacTGTATAATACTACCAggtacttttatattttttgtaaaaaaaaaaaacggttatTAAGAATATGTAtccctatttttctttttattccaTGAAAGCAGTTGATTTAATTGATATCagtgttaaattattttctattaaaacgttttgggtttttttgccaaaaaatgagTTTCCCCAATGAAAATCTCTAGAAAATTGGAAACAAAAATTCTTAGAAAGTAAGTCTATGGAAATATTCCATTCAATGAATTTTGAATGTTAATAcataactttgaaaaaaaataattaaatacctGTTGTACTTCTATTCAACTTGATTCATTTAGTGTTTAATTGGTTTTAGGAAATGTCGATATTCTAATTACAAGATATTCAACAACACCTCCCTTTGACAAAAGCTTAATTTACTGGTTTTGTACTGGGATTattccatttgaaaaaaaaaccaagcaaACAAggaatgaaatatgaaattataaatatggACTGCTGCcaaaaatcttaatttcagATAACAATCAACAAAGCATGTCAACATTTCCCTTCTTCGAGTGGAAACTCACATTTTCAAAACAGTCAACCCATGATCATGTGCTTAAAAAGGAGAGTCTGTTAAAACTACCTTCCCATGACACTTTGCTTTGTTCAAACAAAAGAGTGTACTTACTTTATAAATTTCTATTCTATGTTCTGCTATTGTTGCTAATTTTTCTACTAAGTCACGTAATCGTTCTTGTGTAGCATGAGATACAAGGTTAAGAACATCATTAGTTACATCTAAACCATGCTTCcttgctgaaaaatataatacataaaattgttgaataaatatttttaagtaatAGATAGttgattaaaagttttatttcattttaactgAAAAGGGTCTTATATTACTGGTGATCATTTTAACAGTAAATAAATGTCATTgcttattacaacaaaacatcCCCAATTGCCAAATAACAAAGTAactttatttcttaattaagaGCTGTGTCATGAAGGCATGATACACCAGTTGCTTTTTTCAAACTGAAAGAATAACATTCCATAACTCCTCAATTTCATATCATAAAATTCTGGAAAAAATAAAGGGAGGTTATtgtaatagatataaacaagtcaccaaagtttcatgaaaattacTCAAAGTACTTTTAAGTTAGTGTCCAAGAACTGGAAATTCcccattttttaaagaataaacccccataaccatgataacttggaaacattaaaacaatcaaatggGAGCTCACATCAATAGGTACAAACAATTCAccaatattttatgaaaattggttATAGAATTTTCAAGTTATTTTCCAACATGTTAAAAACGAACAGACAATGGTATATCATAAAATGTCCTATATACAAgcttataaaatggcaaaagcCCGATTATGATCAATAGAAGGAATCCAATATAGTTTGTAGAAGACGAAAATGTTGAGAGAGAATTTTCGAATCAAATAATTAATGTCTACAGGATAAAAACTGCATGACTAACACAACAAAGATACATGGCTGTTACTATACCTATACAAGAAACTCTCTTCTGTAAAGCTGAGTGGTGTAAAAAGGCTTCATCAGAACAGGACCTGATGTGTGTACCAATAAACTCTGAATTACTGGCTAATATATTTCTACTCTCTTCTGTCAGGTTTACACCACCCATAGTAGCTACATCATTTATATCGTCATCATCCctgtaaataattatcatttatcttttatagctacatcattttatatatcGTCATCATCCctgtaaataattatcatttatcTTGTATAGCTACGTCATTTATATCATCATCATCCctgtaaataattatcatttattttgtatagcTACATTATTGATAACATCTTCAtttcatctttatatttttttttatttggatttttgaTTACATTGGTTTGTTTAAGTTTGTAAAGCATGTAGAAAATCAACAGGTTACACATGAAATGGATGTCACCAATTACATATGGTCTTCAGCATTATATGTAACACCAATACTGTATAGTCGGCAATGCATGTATTGGGATTCGTGAGGACAAAGAGGAAAACATTTTATGTAGTTGATGGATTTTTCCTAACTAGGGAGATGTGGGGTATAAGTCAacaagacagcaacccaatgaaAAAGGAATCACCTAGAGAGCATCCATCAGtgttttcaatgatataatatatttacTATCCTACCcagattaaaatttaataaattaaaaaaacaaaaaaaccctGATATAATTAAAACCtgacatttttcatttatttaacattaagtcaaaagtctttttatatacagcttattttctaaaaacaagaatgtgtcccaagtacatggatgccccataGGCACTACCATtatctatgttcagtggaccgtgaaaatggggtaaaatttggcattaaaatgagaaagatcatatcatgaggaacatgtttactatttttcaagattggacttcaacttcatcaataaCTACCTCAACAAAAAATTTCAACCTGAAGcagaacagacagacaaacagacggacgtatgcacagaccagaaaacataatgcccataaatgaggCATAAAAAGCACCTTACAAGGGACATTACTCACTTCAAtgattcatatttttgtttagcaCTATGGGGTCTACTGGCCGACGGACTTGCCACTGGGTGTCCTGCTGTCATAACTGTCTTTGGAATAACTGGTCTCTGTTGCATTCTTACTTGGTTAGGTCTAATATGTTGTAATCCATCCATTGGCTGCTAAAAAGACGCAAATATTTGAATACATTGATATAAAATGTCAGATGATATTCAGACTTAAATAATGTGTATTCAAAGTTAACTGTCTCACTGACCATAACCTCTACCCATTCATTTAAGATTTTGAATGTAACTTGGTTTTAAGAAAACCTAAGAAAACTGCAACCTTGCTTAACTGGTCCTTAAAATATTAGCCAACATTTAACTACATTTAAGAGAATTGGTTTACAAAGAAATGAAATGGCAACAGGAATTTCTGCTATTACCACGATAACCAAATATACTTTCCGGCAGCTaagaaatttacaaattattccccaattatcaaaatacaaagtattctaaatacattttcattttgctttttttataccataaagaagaaaaatagaCTCATTgctataaaaagttcaaaactaCAAATGCTTGAgaatttaacatttgtttttgtacattttgaatGTTCTCTTGTTTAATTCCAAAATGTATACAATTAATTACCTGCTGCAACCTTATGTGGCTTGGATGTGGTTGTATATTTGAACTACCGAATGCTGTGCCTTTCATAACCTCTATTGGAGGTGCTTTTACTCCTTctatatgcattttattttctaGCAAGGACTGCCGTAAATGTGGTAAACTTTTCtgaaattatatcaatatacgAGTTCACCTACTGTTATATTTctaaacaagaaaaaaagtaacatatgaattatgtagaaaaaatataggGAATGTTCAATGCAACTTAAATCTATAAAGAATTGCATGTttaatgttgtttatatttattaaataaaacgaTAAAATAAGGCCAATTAAAACTTCATTTTGTAGAAACATTGAAACTGATAAAAATTAATCTGAAATTACGGGAAATATCTAATTAAAAagggttatatatatatatatatatatactgtaaattcagaaattattgcgaggtttttattattgcgaataatgcgactgagttgtaaacacaataattaaaactcacattttgtaatattttaactgaattaagcatggcttttctcaaaatcgtaaaaattaaaatcgcattcaagagtaaaatgacaaaatcgcaataataaatgcacgcaaaaatttctgaatttacagtagtcaCTCCAATAAAGGCTATTTATTCTAGTAACCTTGAGAAATGGCACTAAATAGGGTTGAGGTGATGATTTGAGTTCTTTCTGTAACCTTTCAGTAAATTGTTCTGGTTCAACTTTATTGTCCtgtaattaatattaaatatatgagtatatattgtaaattacaaaaatatgcatggtctaaaacattgataaatatGTAAGCACTGTGGTAAAACATAGCATACTATATAAACTGTATTCAACATGTTTTTTCACACAATTTTATCTCATTATATTACGAAGTAAGAAGAAaagatgtttatttaaaaaaaaaaaaaacattcggTGAATAAAATCATCATGGATACCAGGCTTCACATTTTGTACccaagataattttttttttttttttttttttttttttagaaaagactcatcagtcatTTAGTGATGCCGGaattaaaaacttgaaaaagtCCAAATAATGTTTGAAGTTGACTCATTAATGTGATTAAAAACCCAAAATTTTACTCTGAAAGTTTAGTCAAATGGGCTAGtgatatatatagttttaagaTAAACAATAGCAATAAAATGTCATTAACAAAATGACTAAAAGTGTGTAATCCTCTGTTTAAATCTTctcttatttataaatatgcaaTCCGTGCAGAATTAATTTTGAGAAATAAATCCAGCATCAAATATACTTACTATAAGTCCTTGGATAAGTTCTCTGACATTCTTCACAGTTTGCTCTGGTTGACTTGCTGCTAGTTTGATCAAAGTTGACAAgaagtttttacattttttcacatTATCTAATGGTTGTTGATGATGACCTGGTAATGAACCTGTAAACATAGACATGatgatagaaaaacaaaacaataattatttctATTCATCATCTGATAAAATGCTTAGTTTGAGAATTTCAAAATCTGCTTTAAATAGTTTATCACTATATTGCTGCATTATTGTCCCTGAATATTAACCTActgtaaaatcagaaattaactgaatttaagcatgacttttcacaaaatcgtaaaaatcaaaatcacatttaactttaaaatgattaaatcgcaataataaatgcacgcaataatttctgaatttaaagtatCTGGTTCAGACCTGAAAAAAGTTCAACAGCTTTGTTTATCATGtctataatataattttttttcatctggtatgaaaataaaactgtgAAAGTTAAACTTCAAATTGGGAATAgggtttattttttatgaaaattttggGTAGAAATGAGACTGCTTTTAAAAGTCAAACAGTTCCTGGAAACAAAGTCTATAACATTATATAACTGTCATTGAGTCATTGTGAAGAGATTTggtgttaaattatatttttattttatctgaacttttatttttacaaagtttTAGGTAAAAATATCACCTATTCTTACaagtattgaaataaaattttcctGACGTTTTTGAGTTACCTACCTTGACTTGGTGGTTGAGATACAACTGTAGGAACTGCTGATGTAACTGATGGTTGAGTATTTGGTCGTACTACCCTCTGAGGTTGTGCTTGTTGTGGTTGAATAGTTACAATCTGTGAATTTGGAGGGCGCTGCTGATGTGAACTTACAGGTGGctacaaagagaaaaaaaattagatgtaaatacaaatttataagaATTCAAATATGGAAGTACAATACAGTCTTCACGCTGAGTGGCAGCCCAGGCTTGTAAAATTGCTTTCGGGCCTGTGAAAATCATATAAACAGACCAACAGAATCtaatctaaattttcaaaaattgagcTCAGGGCCTGCAGATTTGACAGTTCATGGTGAAGACTGACCATATGTATGTTGGTCTATGATGCCTATTGTCTAGGGATGtaatactttcatttttgcttaatATATATCCAATTAAGGactacaaaaaaacaacaacagcaggatatacaatgatataaaCTACATCATGAAGACAACTAACAAATCTTTTCTGAAAGAAAATGTGAAATAAGAATGATTAAGATAGAAGTATATAAGGGACGATTAGGCAATTGATCCCTCATTAAATCAAAGCTCCATCTGTTGTAATCAGcttgaattacctcccttgcTTGAACTAATTACACTTAGttcaatgaaattattattattaatctACAAAAACTTTTGATTATACTCTTAAAGTATGACAGGGGCAGACAATCAATACATACCCTGACATACTGTATTCTTTGGCCTTGTGTAGTAGGTTGCTGAGATGCATGTAAAGCAGGGACAAACATCAGCTGACCTTGTTCATTTCTCATCAGTACTGTCCCAGGAGGAATTTGCACACCAGGTGGTAATGTAATTGTATTctaaaaagtaaattataagAAATCTTAATCTAtgagtatatacatgtatggttaaataagatttaatttaaaataaaatgaaatacatgtatccaaataaagtaaaatggATCTAAATCACATAAATATTGCAATTTTCAAATGTCTGCAGGGTTTCTATGAATGCACTAAATGTGTTTATTCTATGAACTAAAATAAGGTATACATACTATAATTATGATACTGTTATTCTTGCTACAttcattcaaaacaaattattagaTGTATCATTCAAAATGCAAAAGACCATGCTTGGAGTTTGTACATATCTAGTAATAATATCTCTCATTAGGCATTCATTAGCAATGATTAAATTTGGAATAATTTTAGCTCTTATTGCTACTAGTCAAGGGTCTTGAAATCTTCTATTCTGGATATAAAGTTCTCATTGTTTCTTTTcaacataatcatgataatgaacAATATAAAGcagattttttatcattatcattttatgttaaaataaagaGCTATattatgatttccaatgagacaaccatccACAGTTCAAATGAATAAGACATGGTCACTTTGAGGGCTTCAACCATGTAAACACTGTTTAATGATTACAGCCTTTTGATGTCACAGCAGTTCCACTTTTAACCTACATACCTATGTACATGTAAGTGAGTGAAGTGAGTGAGTGGTGCACTGAGGGTAACAATTTGGTACTAAATAAATATAGGATAAACTGTGTTAAAATTCATTTGGATATTCTATATAAAGTTTGGGCTgaatttgccacaaagtccttaTTCTAAATTAATAACTTCATCATCTTAAAagcttttttattattgaaattttgttattaCTAGCTTGAATTGCTTACAGTTTTCAAGTCATAAATttgaataacaatgaataaCACTAAATGTAGGTACATGTATTGTATACAATGTAGGTACAAtaaggactttgtggcaaaaaTATTTAGATGCTAAAAGATGTATAAAGAGatctaaagaaaataaataacagaCATGTTACTAAGAGCAATTCAGTTACAATTGTGATCACAATGTCAATGTAGGAAACTTTCATTCATTCTTGTGTTGttctttatacatttgtaagtcAAATGTAAGTATATGGCCATTGACAACTGAAACTTggtttttaatacatttaatacatttaacatttaatcatgttaatcatgataatacacACACGTACAAATGTTTAAGTGGGTGGAATGGCAGGAAAAAACATTTTACTCTCTTTGTTTGGGAAAAATTAACTCTCTAAAACATCTCACAAaggttttttcttttttaaatgtttgagtATATATATCTTGTAACATATGCATTGTGATATTTAGAAGCTATCATCTGATCATAAAATTCaagatgtaaataaaataacacattttcaagAAAAATTATCAGACAATTAATCcagttttaataattaaatcaaaacatactCTTGCTACTTTTTAGttcttaaaagaaaaagaaatgacTAGAATACATGTAAAAACAGACACTGCTGAGCAGGGTGACAGAGGTGAAAGCATTGATCTTTTTTTGCATAGCCTTAAAAATAAGTAAAggtgttatctccctttgatctGCATATCTGTATACAGCTATAATTTAGACCTTACTATTTGCAtgtttaaaggtaaaaaaaaaaagagttgcTCAATTTAAAACAAGGCATATCTCATGTATACACATATGATATATGGGTGACTTGAGCAAATATAATTGCTTGTGCCcctattaaacattttaaactgataaaGTGAGTTACAGTAttcatttgtataaaatgaTGGCACTATAACATAACACCAAACATAAATAATGggctaaatgtatatatttcatacatatacAGCTGTTTCATAGACATTTACATACATCCCCCTAAGATACATTCTTTCAAAAATGTGTTACTCTTCAACATGCAAATATAAGATTACAGTGAGCTACTAGtctagaaaaaataaacaatgtagCAAGtggtacaaaatgtaaataacttACAGGAGCACCACCAGGTCTTGGAGCAATGTTTATTTGAGAGTGACGAGCTGGTGTAGCTATACGGACTGGTTGGTGTTTTCCATGAGGTACCTGTATAATACCAGGTGGTCTATTTGAATGAGCACTAACATTAACAACTTGCATTTGTCCTGAATTTTGTACGATTTGTGGTCGCATAACTACATGTTGCTGACCTGTTTTCACCGTAATAACACCCGAATGGCCTTTGATTGGAGCATTTACAATATGAACATTGGT
This is a stretch of genomic DNA from Mytilus trossulus isolate FHL-02 chromosome 6, PNRI_Mtr1.1.1.hap1, whole genome shotgun sequence. It encodes these proteins:
- the LOC134720999 gene encoding transcription initiation factor TFIID subunit 4-like isoform X1, with the translated sequence MAAVNPLDDILNSSVDELAINALVGNLEARLASPSNKDVSNSLSDASVNNNHIGTTRSSTPQNSGSVFNTATGVGANGQAVSAHKNFTNSHNLNVQSPSSKTDSQLIGINSILNPMNSSQTSNIVNTHVNSLIVNRSSPIPESNRIQSPHIIRTVSNSPGFQNARNSPVPSPNSNPAISASSQHAIKPDNSAIIQNVAISGDHKPLMSQGNCIQVSSSQQIPGGQNLCVKQEPAISSQYIVKTENMPVSSVKNEPRTAAIQAVTGLQNSVYTSGNHITHATNVHIVNAPIKGHSGVITVKTGQQHVVMRPQIVQNSGQMQVVNVSAHSNRPPGIIQVPHGKHQPVRIATPARHSQINIAPRPGGAPNTITLPPGVQIPPGTVLMRNEQGQLMFVPALHASQQPTTQGQRIQYVRPPVSSHQQRPPNSQIVTIQPQQAQPQRVVRPNTQPSVTSAVPTVVSQPPSQGSLPGHHQQPLDNVKKCKNFLSTLIKLAASQPEQTVKNVRELIQGLIDNKVEPEQFTERLQKELKSSPQPYLVPFLKKSLPHLRQSLLENKMHIEGVKAPPIEVMKGTAFGSSNIQPHPSHIRLQQQPMDGLQHIRPNQVRMQQRPVIPKTVMTAGHPVASPSASRPHSAKQKYESLKDDDDINDVATMGGVNLTEESRNILASNSEFIGTHIRSCSDEAFLHHSALQKRVSCIARKHGLDVTNDVLNLVSHATQERLRDLVEKLATIAEHRIEIYKMNEKFEPSSDVKSQLKFIEELDKIEKKRHEEQEWEKIMKAAKSRSKNEDPEQQKIKQKARELQQAENDRMRQKEANLTALAAIGPRKKRKTDAMEAQSAAGSMNLQNGPQSSSRATLSRPRIKRVTLRDLLFLMEEERTLGRSDILYKTFLK
- the LOC134720999 gene encoding transcription initiation factor TFIID subunit 4-like isoform X2, with protein sequence MAAVNPLDDILNSSVDELAINALVGNLEARLASPSNKDVSNSLSDASVNNNHIGTTRSSTPQNSGSVFNTATGVGANGQAVSAHKNFTNSHNLNVQSPSSKTDSQLIGINSILNPMNSSQTSNIVNTHVNSLIVNRSSPIPESNRIQSPHIIRTVSNSPGFQNARNSPVPSPNSNPAISASSQHAIKPDNSAIIQNVAISGDHKPLMSQGNCIQVSSSQQIPGGQNLCVKQEPAISSQYIVKTENMPVSSVKNEPRTAAIQAVTGLQNSVYTSGNHITHATNVHIVNAPIKGHSGVITVKTGQQHVVMRPQIVQNSGQMQVVNVSAHSNRPPGIIQVPHGKHQPVRIATPARHSQINIAPRPGGAPNTITLPPGVQIPPGTVLMRNEQGQLMFVPALHASQQPTTQGQRIQYVRPPVSSHQQRPPNSQIVTIQPQQAQPQRVVRPNTQPSVTSAVPTVVSQPPSQGSLPGHHQQPLDNVKKCKNFLSTLIKLAASQPEQTVKNVRELIQGLIDNKVEPEQFTERLQKELKSSPQPYLVPFLKKSLPHLRQSLLENKMHIEGVKAPPIEVMKGTAFGSSNIQPHPSHIRLQQPMDGLQHIRPNQVRMQQRPVIPKTVMTAGHPVASPSASRPHSAKQKYESLKDDDDINDVATMGGVNLTEESRNILASNSEFIGTHIRSCSDEAFLHHSALQKRVSCIARKHGLDVTNDVLNLVSHATQERLRDLVEKLATIAEHRIEIYKMNEKFEPSSDVKSQLKFIEELDKIEKKRHEEQEWEKIMKAAKSRSKNEDPEQQKIKQKARELQQAENDRMRQKEANLTALAAIGPRKKRKTDAMEAQSAAGSMNLQNGPQSSSRATLSRPRIKRVTLRDLLFLMEEERTLGRSDILYKTFLK